The proteins below are encoded in one region of Colletotrichum lupini chromosome 5, complete sequence:
- a CDS encoding AFG1-like ATPase: MISHTLRMPKARRMAYSIRRYSTAMAITDPLVKYRTLVSTNVLSPDQDQHRLAIHLQKLYGRLKDYAPEVDYRERLKQVADIPEARDPDEAAATLAMPSHPIWDNPLFKHLARKAMPDPKETNPMALVHVMTSLEGAITINSPRGLFLSGEVGVGKSMLIDLLAQGLPTERKRRWHFNTFMLYTFSQLEKFRQSHAELDGNEKEYAMLWLAKKLVEESPILFLDEFQLPDRAASKILSHLFIAFFHLGGVLIASSNRVPEELQKAIGIEYTVPPSDGFLKSLFLGGARSRGTRHSQNDFAAFLEVLKARCDFWHMDGATDWRRRETEVKAAVNAISIEGTGLAVEPADPREESPKETTKPAKYFLTPETSEWSSELSYLLSQSWSPATLTVYGRTIPVPRQRDGVAYWDFDALVATFGPADYVTMASTYHTFIIDNVPTMTTLHKNEARRFITLLDALYEARCKLFVRAQTGPDDLFFPDIRAAQAEMAAAAEAAAAAAVSGEEVVSSDAIYSETIAEVYQDSAAPFRPNISYYDTEAPTSKYDPDQDSDFGRAGNVSSSNTTSPNFSNTAGFIGEDERFAYRRAASRLWELCSAAWHARGSSGGDPSEWWTPVPRTARHWEDSAPSKPKRDEPLLPRKQSDAVMGPARPVDEPFGTDKLVIERWTALEEAERRREKSASSSSSS; the protein is encoded by the exons ATGATCTCTCACACGCTGAGGATGCCAAAGGCAAGACGGATGGCTTACTCTATCCGGCGGTACTCAACAGCCATGGCCATCACCGATCCCCTCGTCAAGTACAGGACGCTGGTCTCAACCAATGTCCTATCACCAGATCAAGACCAACACAGACTGGCAATTCACCTACAGAAGCTCTACGGCCGTCTCAAAGACTACGCCCCCGAAGTGGACTATCGCGAGCGCCTAAAACAAGTTGCCGATATACCAGAAGCCCGCGACCCAGACGAAGCCGCCGCGACGCTGGCTATGCCGAGTCACCCCATTTGGGACAACCCGCTCTTCAAACACCTCGCCCGCAAGGCCATGCCAGATCCAAAGGAGACGAATCCCATGGCTTTAGTCCACGTCATGACCAGTCTGGAGGGCGCCATCACAATCAACTCACCTAGAGGCCTCTTCCTATCCGGTGAGGTGGGTGTGGGAAAGTCAATGTTGATCGATCTCCTAGCACAGGGCCTGCCGACGGAGAGGAAACGTCGGTGGCACTTCAACACCTTCATGCTATATACCTTTTCGCAGCTGGAAAAGTTCCGCCAGTCCCACGCCGAGCTAGATGGGAACGAAAAGGAGTACGCCATGCTGTGGCTGGCCAAGAAGCTCGTAGAAGAGTCTCCCATTCTGTTTCTCGATGAGTTTCAGCTGCCTGATCGCGCAGCAAGCAAGATCCTCAGCCACTTGTTCATCGCTTTTTTCCACCTCGGCGGTGTACTCATCGCTTCATCTAACCGCGTGCCCGAGGAGCTGCAAAAAGCCATTGGCATCGAGTACACTGTCCCTCCTTCTGACGGGTTCCTCAAAAGTCTTTTTCTTGGCGGAGCTCGCTCTCGGGGAACTCGTCATAGTCAGAACGACTTTGCCGCCTTTCTCGAAGTGCTAAAGGCTCGCTGTGACTTCTGGCACATGGATGGAGCCACGGACTGGAGACGCCGGGAGACCGAAGTGAAAGCCGCTGTTAATGCCATATCCATCGAGGGAACGGGACTTGCGGTGGAACCTGCAGATCCCCGAGAGG AATCACCCAAAGAAACAACCAAGCCAGCAAAGTACTTTTTGACTCCCGAGACCTCGGAATGGTCATCAGAGCTATCATATCTCCTCTCCCAATCCTGGAGCCCGGCAACCCTCACAGTCTATGGCCGCACAATCCCCGTCCCGCGTCAACGAGACGGCGTAGCCTACTGGGACTTTGACGCTCTCGTCGCAACCTTTGGCCCCGCCGACTACGTGACAATGGCATCGACCTACCACACCTTCATCATCGACAACGTACCCACCATGACCACGCTCCACAAGAACGAGGCTAGACGCTTCATCACCCTCCTCGACGCCCTTTACGAAGCGCGCTGCAAGCTCTTCGTCCGCGCCCAGACCGGCCCCGACGACCTCTTCTTCCCCGACATCCGCGCCGCCCAAGCAGAAATGGCTGCCGCCGCagaggcggcagcggcagcggcggtaTCCGGGGAGGAAGTCGTCTCATCGGACGCAATCTACTCCGAGACCATTGCCGAAGTCTACCAAGACTCCGCGGCTCCCTTCCGCCCCAACATCTCTTACTACGACACCGAGGCTCCGACGTCGAAGTACGATCCGGACCAGGACTCGGATTTTGGCCGCGCCGGCAAcgtcagcagcagcaacaccaCGAGCCCCAACTTTAGCAACACGGCCGGCTTCATCGGCGAGGACGAGCGCTTCGCGTACCGTCGCGCCGCGAGCCGGCTATGGGAGCTCTGCAGCGCCGCGTGGCACGCCAGGGGCAGCAGCGGCGGTGACCCCTCGGAGTGGTGGACGCCCGTCCCGCGCACCGCGCGGCACTGGGAGGACTCGGCGCCGTCCAAGCCTAAGCGGGATGAACCGTTGCTGCCGCGGAAGCAGAGCGATGCCGTCATGGGCCCGGCGAGGCCTGTCGACGAGCCGTTTGGAACAGATAAGCTCGTCATTGAGAGGTGGACTGCTCTGGAGGAGGCTGAGCGTCGGCGGGAAAAGTCAGcttcgtcttcgtcttcATCCTAG
- a CDS encoding malonyl CoA-acyl carrier protein transacylase translates to MGSLRLSNSCPSSQLAGAFVLFSQRAMTTAPGVHHSLRRGAAAVWADGPGCLGRRRAATGSVAFESSRRHVSTSQGKRPRTALFFPGQGVQKVGMITPWLEAFPRTAKPIIEEIDHYMGFKLSDVIADGPSKLLTKTPNAQPAIMATSILILRILEREFDFDVARRVDVTLGHSLGEFAALVAGGYLEFEDSLYLVRKRAEAMAEATRRAVEEYGGEYGMVAIVTEPEYLGPLIAAIHDFVGHSSAGSKGESSEDVPPIEQVLIANVNSKNQIVLSGNIERIKTLSTHVRQFLGHDPRAVRLNSDSPFHSPLMKPAVGVMQKILAKKSRVRGREAEDIITFPGRLPCISNVSARPFESREDVKDLLARQCLETVRWWDSIKYLDQEEKVRRWIGIGPGKVGRNLVGKEVGMRGKDSVKGGGVWAITDPSEIEEMLRGLEETEGLSDEEIE, encoded by the exons CTGCCCCAGCTCACAATTGGCTGGCGCCTTTGTCTTGTTTTCCCAACGGGCCATGACTACAGCTCCCGGAGTTCACCACTCTCTCCGCCgaggcgccgccgccgtatGGGCCGATGGGCCCGGCTGCCTCGGTCGCAGGCGCGCCGCGACGGGCAGTGTAGCGTTCGAATCAAGTAGGCGGCATGTGTCTACATCACAGGGGAAGAGGCCGCGGACGGCGCTCTTCTTTCCAG GCCAAGGAGTACAAAAAGTCGGCATGATAACACCATGGCTCGAAGCCTTCCCCCGAACCGCGAAACCCATCATCGAGGAGATCGACCACTACATGGGCTTCAAGCTCTCCGACGTCATCGCCGACGGGCCCAGCAAGCTGCTGACCAAAACGCCCAACGCGCAGCCGGCCATCATGGCGACCTCGATCCTGATCCTGCGCATCCTCGAGCGCGAGTTCGACTTTGACGTCGCGCGGCGCGTCGACGTGACGCTCGGCCACTCGCTGGGCGAGTTCGCCGCCCTCGTTGCGGGCGGCTACCTCGAGTTCGAGGACAGCCTGTATCTCGTCCGGAAGCGGGCCGAGGCCATGGCGGAGGCGACGCGGCGCGCCGTCGAGGAGTACGGCGGCGAGTACGGCATGGTGGCCATCGTCACGGAGCCCGAGTACCTGGGCCCGCTGATTGCTGCGATACACGACTTTGTAGGCCACTCGAGCGCCGGGTCGAAAGGGGAGAGCTCCGAGGACGTGCCGCCTATCGAGCAGGTGCTCATCGCCAACGTGAACAGCAAGAACCAGATTGTGCTGAGCGGGAATATCGAGCGGATCAAGACGCTGTCGACGCACGTGAGGCAGTTCCTGGGCCACGACCCCCGCGCGGTGCGGTTGAATAGCGATAGCCCCTTTCACAGCCCGCTGATGAAGCCCGCGGTCGGGGTGATGCAGAAGATATTGGCGAAAAAGAGCCGGGTGCGGGGCCGCGAGGCGGAGGACATTATCACCTTCCCCGGCCGGCTGCCGTGCATCAGCAACGTGAGCGCGCGGCCGTTTGAGAGCAGGGAGGACGTCAAGGACCTGCTGGCGCGGCAGTGTCTGGAGACGGTGCGGTGGTGGGACAGCATCAAGTACCTTGACCAGGAGGAGAAGGTGAGGAGGTGGATCGGCATCGGGCCGGGCAAGGTTGGGCGGAATCTCGTCGGCAAGGAGGTCGGGATGAGGGGCAAGGACTCGGTCAAGGGCGGCGGCGTGTGGGCGATTACGGACCCGAGTGAAATCGAGGAGATGTTGAGGGGGTTGGAGGAGACGGAAGGGTTGTCTGATGAGGAGATTGAATGA